Proteins found in one Methylophilaceae bacterium genomic segment:
- the nrdR gene encoding transcriptional regulator NrdR — translation MKCPFCNADDTQVVDSRVNEEGDSVRRRRRCVSCDKRFTTYETADLRLPQVIKGNGNREDFKDEKLREGFFLALHKRPVSAELIEEALQHIRSKLLVLGEREVPSRQIGELVMAELRKLDKVAYIRFASVYRSFQDADDFRDALKELK, via the coding sequence ATGAAGTGTCCTTTTTGCAATGCGGATGACACGCAGGTTGTTGATTCACGCGTGAACGAAGAGGGTGATTCCGTTCGCCGTCGTCGTCGCTGTGTAAGTTGTGACAAGCGATTTACTACTTATGAAACGGCAGATTTAAGACTGCCACAAGTGATTAAAGGTAACGGTAATCGTGAAGATTTTAAAGATGAAAAGTTGCGAGAAGGCTTTTTTCTTGCCCTGCATAAGCGGCCTGTTTCTGCTGAACTAATAGAAGAAGCATTACAACATATAAGAAGTAAATTATTGGTGCTAGGTGAACGAGAAGTCCCTTCAAGACAAATAGGTGAATTAGTGATGGCTGAATTGCGTAAGCTGGATAAAGTGGCTTATATTCGGTTCGCTTCGGTTTATCGCAGCTTTCAAGATGCAGATGATTTTCGTGACGCCCTCAAAGAGTTGAAGTAA
- a CDS encoding serine hydroxymethyltransferase, with product MFSYSNKLHLADPAIAKLVDAEVMRQEQHIELIASENYTSPAVMESQGSQLTNKYAEGYPGKRFYGGCEYVDQVEQLAIDRLKALYGAEYANVQPHSGSQANQAVYFAMLKPGDTIMGMNLGHGGHLTHGSPANLSGKLFNIVAYGLNEQEEIDYDEMERLAVANKPNLLIGGASAYALRFDWARMAEIAKKVGAYFMVDMAHYSGLIAGGVYPNPVPYADFVTSTTHKTLRGPRGGIIMAKAEYEKKLNSSVFPSLQGGPLMHVMAAKATAFLEAATPEFKLYQQQVVKNAIVMAETLTERGLRIISGRTESHVFLVDLRAKGLTGKAADAVLGLAHITVNKNAIPNDPESPFVTSGIRIGSPAITTRGFKEEEARLVANLIADVLDNPADEEAIAATKARVHELTSRFPVYGA from the coding sequence ATGTTTAGCTATTCAAACAAACTTCATCTTGCTGACCCCGCCATTGCAAAACTAGTCGATGCGGAAGTAATGCGTCAAGAGCAGCATATTGAGCTGATTGCATCCGAGAATTACACCAGTCCAGCAGTAATGGAGTCTCAAGGTTCACAACTCACAAACAAGTATGCAGAGGGCTACCCTGGCAAACGTTTTTATGGTGGCTGCGAATACGTTGATCAGGTAGAACAATTGGCTATTGATCGTTTAAAAGCACTTTATGGTGCTGAATACGCTAATGTGCAACCGCACTCTGGCTCACAAGCCAATCAGGCTGTATATTTTGCTATGTTAAAGCCAGGCGACACCATTATGGGGATGAATCTCGGTCACGGCGGTCACTTAACACACGGTTCTCCGGCTAATCTTTCTGGTAAGTTGTTTAATATTGTTGCTTATGGATTAAATGAGCAAGAAGAAATTGACTATGATGAAATGGAGCGTTTAGCCGTTGCAAATAAACCAAATTTATTAATAGGCGGTGCTTCTGCTTATGCTTTGCGCTTTGATTGGGCGCGTATGGCGGAGATAGCAAAAAAAGTCGGTGCATATTTTATGGTCGATATGGCGCACTATTCTGGGCTGATTGCGGGAGGTGTTTATCCTAACCCGGTACCTTATGCTGATTTTGTTACCTCAACCACGCATAAAACATTACGTGGTCCACGCGGCGGCATTATTATGGCAAAAGCAGAGTATGAGAAAAAATTAAACTCAAGCGTTTTTCCAAGTTTGCAAGGTGGTCCTTTGATGCATGTGATGGCAGCTAAAGCAACCGCCTTCTTAGAGGCTGCAACGCCTGAATTTAAACTATATCAACAGCAGGTAGTAAAGAACGCTATTGTTATGGCTGAAACATTAACAGAACGCGGCTTGCGTATTATTTCAGGTCGTACAGAGTCTCATGTATTCTTAGTTGATTTGCGCGCTAAAGGGTTAACTGGTAAGGCGGCAGATGCTGTGCTCGGTTTGGCGCATATTACTGTCAATAAAAATGCAATACCTAATGATCCTGAGAGTCCATTTGTGACTTCTGGAATTAGAATAGGCTCGCCAGCAATTACAACGCGTGGTTTTAAAGAAGAAGAGGCTAGGTTGGTTGCTAATTTAATTGCCGATGTATTGGATAACCCGGCAGATGAAGAAGCCATTGCTGCAACTAAAGCACGAGTACATGAATTAACATCGCGTTTTCCTGTGTATGGCGCATAG
- the iscX gene encoding Fe-S cluster assembly protein IscX gives MKWTDTQRIAEELCDKYEDVDPKTIRFTDLMQWVMDLDDFDDTEEHCGEKVLEAIQLAWIDEAS, from the coding sequence ATGAAATGGACAGATACGCAGCGTATTGCTGAAGAATTATGCGATAAATATGAAGATGTTGACCCTAAAACTATTCGCTTTACTGACCTAATGCAATGGGTAATGGACTTAGACGATTTTGATGATACCGAAGAGCACTGCGGAGAGAAAGTTTTAGAAGCGATTCAACTAGCTTGGATAGATGAAGCTAGCTAA